In Sulfitobacter sp. W027, a single window of DNA contains:
- a CDS encoding sigma-70 family RNA polymerase sigma factor, translated as MDSDREEIERLIAQVALGDRAAFEALYDRVSAKLFGVCLRVLDTRAAAEDAMQDSFVKIWNNSDRYQANGLSPMTWLITIARNTSIDRLRAIRKGHQDIDTPGLELAAPGPNPEQSAVAASEAKRLTSCLDDLDADRGAAVRGAYLDGDSYADLAARFNVPLNTMRTWLRRGLMSLRECMSA; from the coding sequence TTGGACAGCGACCGTGAAGAGATTGAACGTCTGATTGCACAGGTTGCATTGGGGGATCGTGCCGCCTTTGAGGCGCTTTATGATCGGGTGTCTGCGAAACTATTCGGGGTCTGCCTGCGTGTGTTGGATACACGGGCCGCAGCAGAGGACGCCATGCAGGACAGTTTCGTCAAAATCTGGAACAATTCCGACCGCTATCAGGCCAATGGTCTGTCGCCGATGACGTGGCTGATTACCATTGCGCGCAATACTTCGATTGACCGACTGCGTGCGATCCGAAAGGGCCATCAGGATATCGACACGCCGGGGTTGGAGCTGGCCGCGCCCGGACCGAACCCGGAGCAATCCGCCGTTGCCGCGTCAGAGGCGAAACGCCTGACCAGTTGTCTGGATGATCTCGATGCGGATCGCGGCGCTGCGGTGCGCGGGGCCTACCTTGACGGCGATAGCTATGCCGATCTTGCTGCGCGGTTTAACGTTCCCCTTAATACAATGCGCACATGGCTGCGACGCGGGCTGATGAGCCTGCGGGAGTGTATGAGCGCATGA
- a CDS encoding anti-sigma factor domain-containing protein yields the protein MSDTPIIPPEDDDLLAAEVALSLLEGEERVAARARLLDDRAFARDVADWQERFVALTDDIAPVAPPARLRKSLMSRLFPTRHVPLLQRLWLWQGISVAALATVAFLALPMLRETPVQTPGDVYAARMAAEDSALEMLAVMDMSRGDIALRRVSGTAPEGRVLELWAILPDRAPISLGVLPEGDVNRVALPADLAPEAAQITLAITDEPPGGAPEGAPTGSIMAVGAVAEL from the coding sequence ATGAGTGACACCCCCATCATCCCACCCGAAGACGACGATCTGCTGGCCGCCGAGGTGGCCCTTAGTCTGCTCGAAGGCGAAGAACGCGTGGCCGCACGCGCGCGCCTTCTGGATGACCGCGCATTTGCCCGTGACGTGGCCGATTGGCAGGAGCGTTTCGTCGCGCTGACTGATGATATCGCACCTGTCGCCCCGCCCGCGAGACTGCGCAAATCGCTGATGTCGCGGCTTTTCCCCACGCGCCATGTGCCATTGTTACAGCGCCTCTGGCTCTGGCAGGGTATTTCGGTTGCAGCACTCGCCACCGTCGCCTTCCTTGCCTTGCCGATGCTGCGCGAAACGCCGGTACAAACCCCGGGCGACGTCTATGCCGCCCGTATGGCCGCTGAAGACAGTGCGCTGGAAATGCTGGCCGTTATGGACATGTCGCGCGGCGATATCGCGCTGCGTCGGGTGTCTGGCACCGCCCCCGAGGGCCGCGTGCTGGAGCTTTGGGCGATCCTGCCCGACCGCGCTCCGATCTCCTTGGGCGTTCTGCCTGAAGGCGATGTAAACCGCGTGGCCTTGCCTGCCGATCTGGCACCCGAAGCGGCGCAGATCACACTGGCCATCACCGACGAGCCGCCGGGCGGCGCGCCGGAGGGTGCCCCTACGGGGTCCATCATGGCCGTCGGGGCCGTTGCCGAACTATAA
- a CDS encoding fasciclin domain-containing protein, producing the protein MINFKTLAAATAAATLLATGAIAANPEVGGAPMFEEKNIVENAVNSADHTTLVAAVKAAGLVDTLASEGPFTVFAPVNSAFDALPAGTVETLLKPENKEMLTKVLTAHVVAGKWSAADIAAKARASSDGFYHFEAVSGDALSAQVKGKNVYILDENGNASRVTIADVNQSNGVIHVVNSVLVPK; encoded by the coding sequence ATGATCAATTTCAAAACACTCGCCGCCGCGACCGCAGCTGCCACTCTGCTGGCCACCGGTGCGATCGCCGCCAATCCTGAAGTGGGCGGTGCACCCATGTTCGAGGAAAAAAACATTGTCGAGAACGCTGTGAACTCCGCCGATCACACCACGCTGGTCGCCGCTGTGAAAGCTGCCGGTCTGGTCGACACGCTGGCTTCCGAAGGCCCGTTCACCGTTTTCGCCCCCGTTAACTCCGCCTTTGACGCGCTGCCCGCTGGCACCGTCGAGACGCTGCTGAAGCCCGAAAACAAAGAGATGCTGACCAAAGTGCTGACCGCGCATGTTGTCGCGGGCAAATGGTCTGCCGCTGATATCGCCGCCAAGGCACGCGCCTCCAGCGATGGGTTCTACCATTTCGAAGCGGTATCGGGCGACGCTTTGTCGGCACAGGTAAAGGGCAAGAACGTCTATATCCTTGACGAAAACGGCAATGCCTCGCGCGTAACTATCGCAGATGTGAACCAGTCAAACGGCGTGATCCACGTTGTCAACAGCGTGCTGGTCCCCAAATAA
- the msrB gene encoding peptide-methionine (R)-S-oxide reductase MsrB, which yields MNRRHFLTSTFLGATAIGLGTRGALAAYVEGDFEITRSEAEWRAMLSDTEYAVMREGDTERAFTSPLNDETRPGTFICKGCDQPLYDAATKFKSGTGWPSFYQPLEDAVETMPDNSFFMRRTEVHCDRCGSHLGHIFDDGPEPTGKRHCLNGVSLKFVAA from the coding sequence ATGAACAGACGTCATTTTCTGACATCGACCTTTCTGGGCGCCACCGCCATCGGGCTGGGCACACGCGGTGCATTGGCAGCCTATGTCGAGGGCGATTTTGAGATTACGCGCAGCGAGGCCGAATGGCGCGCCATGCTGAGCGATACCGAATATGCCGTGATGCGCGAAGGCGATACGGAACGTGCCTTTACCAGCCCGCTCAACGATGAGACGCGTCCCGGCACCTTTATTTGCAAGGGCTGTGACCAGCCGCTTTATGACGCTGCGACCAAGTTCAAAAGCGGTACCGGCTGGCCGAGCTTTTACCAGCCGCTTGAAGATGCGGTCGAGACGATGCCGGACAACAGTTTCTTCATGCGCCGGACTGAGGTGCACTGCGACCGCTGCGGCAGCCACTTAGGTCATATTTTCGACGACGGGCCTGAGCCGACGGGCAAGCGGCATTGCCTCAATGGAGTCTCGCTGAAGTTCGTCGCGGCCTAA
- the hrpB gene encoding ATP-dependent helicase HrpB — protein sequence MSNADFALPIDAVLPEVISALRDTGRVVLQAPPGAGKTTRVPLAMLDARLTKDRILMLEPRRLAARAAAARMAESLGEETGQTVGFRVRGASAVSKNTRIEVVTEGILTRMLQDNPDLPGVGAVIFDEFHERSLNADLGLALCLEVAGALRDDLLLVAMSATLDAAPVAELMEAPIVTSEGRSFEVQPRWLDKPMGKQRLENAVADLTLKALAEAPGSALVFLPGEGEIRRVEALLRSTLPSDCTLAPLFGALDFKTQQAAIAPVRSGRKVVLATSIAETSLTIEGIRIVVDAGRSRRALFDPASGMSRLVTERVTRAEATQRAGRAGRVEAGVAYKLWTRGEEGALAAFPPAEIEAGDLTGFALELALWGAQAEELSFVTPPHAGRLAEAQAVLRMLGALDDTGRITDHGRKLAKLPLHPRLAHMVARGGPRAPLLAALLAERDPMRGAPVDLSLRMDALAGKRTVAAPHAPTLARIKAEAKRLSRMTKADGPDALGVLAALAYPDRLGLRRKGDAPRYVLSGGKGAVLPEADPMAGARLLVATDLDGDPREARIRQAALITDAELRATFADQIQWQDVCLWSRREGRVLTRQQEVFGALVLEDRTWPDAPAEAVAVAMLDGVRQLGLKPGKAATLFLARARLMSAPFPDFSEAHLMETLDDWLLPHLAGVRSTGDWKGFDITPALKAPLTWEQQQELDRAAPAHFETPLGRRVAIDYSGETPGISLRLQEMFGVTRHPTVGGQPLQVTLLSPAQRPVQVTMDIPGFWASSYADVRKDMRGRYPRHPWPEDPTVADPTLRAKPRGT from the coding sequence ATGTCCAACGCTGATTTCGCCCTGCCCATCGACGCCGTCCTGCCTGAGGTCATCTCTGCCCTGCGCGACACGGGCCGCGTCGTGCTGCAAGCGCCCCCCGGTGCGGGCAAGACGACGCGCGTGCCGCTGGCAATGCTCGACGCTCGCCTGACCAAGGATCGCATCCTGATGCTGGAGCCGCGCCGCCTTGCGGCCCGCGCCGCGGCCGCGCGCATGGCCGAAAGCCTTGGCGAAGAGACCGGCCAGACGGTGGGTTTTCGGGTGCGCGGCGCTTCGGCGGTGTCGAAAAACACCCGCATTGAGGTCGTCACCGAGGGGATCCTGACCCGCATGTTGCAAGACAACCCTGATCTGCCGGGCGTCGGCGCGGTGATCTTTGACGAATTTCACGAACGCTCGCTCAACGCCGATCTTGGCCTCGCGCTTTGCCTCGAAGTCGCGGGTGCCTTGCGGGACGATCTGCTTCTCGTCGCCATGTCCGCCACACTCGATGCCGCCCCGGTGGCAGAGTTGATGGAAGCCCCCATCGTCACCTCCGAAGGCCGCAGTTTTGAGGTGCAGCCGCGCTGGCTCGACAAGCCCATGGGCAAGCAACGGCTGGAGAATGCAGTGGCCGACCTGACGCTCAAGGCGCTTGCGGAGGCCCCCGGTTCGGCACTGGTCTTCCTTCCCGGTGAGGGCGAGATCAGGCGGGTGGAAGCGCTTTTGCGCTCTACTCTGCCAAGCGACTGCACCTTGGCCCCGCTCTTCGGTGCGCTGGACTTCAAGACGCAGCAGGCCGCCATTGCGCCCGTGCGGTCGGGGCGGAAGGTCGTGCTGGCGACTTCCATTGCCGAAACCTCGCTCACCATCGAAGGCATCCGCATCGTCGTCGACGCTGGCCGCTCGCGCCGGGCGCTGTTCGACCCCGCATCAGGCATGTCGCGGCTGGTGACCGAACGTGTGACCCGCGCCGAGGCCACGCAACGCGCGGGCCGGGCCGGGCGGGTTGAGGCGGGCGTGGCCTACAAACTCTGGACGCGCGGCGAAGAAGGCGCGCTGGCCGCCTTCCCCCCGGCGGAGATTGAGGCGGGAGACCTCACCGGCTTTGCGCTGGAACTGGCGCTATGGGGCGCGCAGGCCGAAGAATTAAGCTTTGTCACCCCGCCCCATGCGGGCCGTTTGGCCGAAGCGCAGGCGGTCTTGCGCATGCTCGGTGCGTTGGACGACACGGGCCGCATCACCGACCATGGCCGCAAATTGGCCAAGCTGCCCCTGCACCCGCGTCTGGCGCATATGGTCGCGCGCGGCGGTCCGCGTGCGCCGCTGCTCGCCGCCCTTTTAGCCGAGCGTGACCCGATGCGCGGCGCGCCGGTGGACCTGTCGCTGCGGATGGATGCGCTGGCCGGGAAACGCACCGTCGCCGCGCCCCATGCCCCGACGCTGGCGCGGATCAAGGCCGAGGCCAAACGGCTAAGTCGGATGACGAAAGCCGATGGGCCGGACGCTTTGGGCGTTCTCGCCGCCCTTGCCTATCCGGACCGCCTTGGCCTGCGCCGCAAAGGCGATGCGCCGCGCTATGTTCTGTCGGGTGGTAAAGGCGCAGTTCTGCCTGAGGCTGACCCAATGGCGGGCGCACGGCTGCTGGTGGCGACCGATCTGGACGGCGACCCACGCGAGGCCCGGATCCGGCAGGCGGCGCTGATCACGGATGCCGAATTACGCGCCACGTTCGCCGATCAAATCCAATGGCAGGACGTCTGCCTCTGGTCCCGCCGCGAGGGGCGTGTGCTGACCCGGCAACAAGAGGTCTTTGGCGCATTGGTTCTGGAAGACCGCACATGGCCAGATGCCCCTGCCGAGGCCGTGGCCGTGGCGATGCTCGACGGTGTGCGACAGTTGGGGTTGAAACCCGGCAAGGCCGCAACGCTGTTTCTGGCCCGTGCGCGGCTGATGTCCGCGCCTTTCCCCGATTTCAGCGAAGCGCATCTGATGGAAACGCTTGATGACTGGCTGCTACCGCATCTCGCAGGTGTACGCAGCACCGGCGATTGGAAGGGGTTTGACATCACCCCGGCGCTGAAAGCGCCGCTGACATGGGAACAGCAGCAAGAGTTGGACCGCGCCGCGCCTGCGCATTTCGAAACCCCGCTGGGGCGGCGCGTGGCCATTGACTACAGCGGTGAGACCCCCGGCATCTCGCTGCGCCTGCAAGAGATGTTCGGCGTGACCCGGCATCCTACCGTGGGCGGGCAGCCGCTACAGGTCACCCTGCTCTCCCCCGCTCAGCGCCCCGTGCAGGTCACGATGGACATTCCGGGGTTCTGGGCCAGCTCCTATGCCGATGTGCGCAAAGACATGCGGGGTCGCTACCCCCGCCACCCTTGGCCCGAAGACCCCACGGTGGCAGACCCTACCCTGCGCGCCAAACCGCGCGGCACCTAA
- the meaB gene encoding methylmalonyl Co-A mutase-associated GTPase MeaB: protein MNIDDLAKGIIAGERRALARAITLVESGRADHRAAAAELLAKLPTDRQALRIGLSGTPGVGKSTFIESFGMMLTAQGMRVAVLAVDPSSARSGGSILGDKTRMDRLSRDPNAFIRPSPSQTHLGGVARRSREAVRLCEAAGFDVVLIETVGVGQSETVVAEMSDAFVLLLAPAGGDELQGVKRGIMEIADLIVINKADGDLKSTAARTRADYAGALRLLRKRPQDPEGYPRATAVSALEEDGLDETWAALQELIEWRRANGFWDRTRAAQARYWFEQDVKQRLLAQLETPQAKDDLARLSDAVAEGARDPAEAAAEFVSRLRAD, encoded by the coding sequence ATGAATATCGACGATCTGGCCAAGGGCATCATAGCAGGCGAGCGTCGCGCACTGGCGCGAGCGATTACGCTGGTGGAATCGGGCCGTGCGGATCACCGTGCGGCGGCTGCAGAATTGCTGGCAAAGCTGCCGACCGACCGACAGGCGCTGCGCATCGGGCTCTCGGGCACGCCGGGGGTGGGGAAGTCCACCTTCATCGAAAGCTTTGGCATGATGCTGACCGCGCAGGGCATGCGCGTGGCGGTGCTGGCGGTGGACCCCAGTTCGGCGCGTTCGGGCGGGTCGATCTTGGGCGACAAGACGCGGATGGACCGGCTCAGCCGCGACCCTAATGCCTTCATCCGGCCCTCTCCCAGCCAGACCCACCTCGGCGGTGTCGCGCGCCGCTCGCGGGAGGCGGTGCGGCTCTGTGAGGCGGCGGGTTTCGACGTGGTGCTGATTGAGACTGTGGGCGTCGGCCAGTCTGAAACCGTGGTGGCCGAGATGTCGGACGCTTTTGTGCTGCTGCTGGCGCCAGCGGGCGGCGACGAGTTGCAGGGCGTCAAACGCGGCATCATGGAGATTGCCGATCTGATTGTGATCAACAAGGCGGATGGTGATCTGAAATCTACCGCTGCCCGCACCCGCGCCGACTATGCCGGGGCACTGCGTCTGCTGCGCAAACGCCCGCAAGACCCCGAAGGTTACCCCCGCGCCACCGCTGTGTCGGCGCTTGAGGAAGACGGGCTGGACGAGACTTGGGCCGCGCTGCAGGAGCTAATCGAATGGCGGCGCGCAAATGGGTTTTGGGACCGAACACGGGCCGCGCAGGCGCGCTATTGGTTCGAGCAAGACGTGAAACAGAGGCTTTTGGCGCAGTTGGAGACACCGCAGGCGAAGGACGATCTGGCACGGCTCAGTGATGCCGTGGCCGAGGGCGCGCGCGATCCGGCAGAGGCGGCGGCTGAGTTCGTCAGCCGCCTGCGCGCTGATTAA
- a CDS encoding PACE efflux transporter, whose amino-acid sequence MRSTADRIRHAISFEILALLIVTPMGAWLFDKPLHEIGVVTIVSASIATGWNYLYNLGFDHALRRLRGTVRKTVPIRVLHAVTFEIGLLFVLMPFIAWYLSISLMEAFLIDVSFALFYLIYAFVFNWVYDVISPVPEPARPS is encoded by the coding sequence ATGCGCAGTACTGCAGACCGCATCCGCCACGCCATCAGCTTTGAAATTCTCGCCCTTTTGATCGTCACGCCCATGGGCGCATGGCTTTTTGATAAGCCATTGCATGAGATCGGCGTTGTCACCATCGTCAGCGCCAGCATCGCAACGGGATGGAACTACCTTTACAACCTCGGGTTCGACCACGCCCTGCGCCGCCTGCGCGGCACGGTGCGCAAGACGGTGCCGATCCGCGTGCTCCATGCCGTGACCTTCGAGATCGGCCTGCTGTTTGTGCTGATGCCCTTCATCGCGTGGTACCTGAGCATCTCGCTGATGGAGGCCTTCCTCATCGACGTGAGCTTCGCGCTGTTCTACCTGATCTACGCCTTCGTCTTTAACTGGGTCTACGACGTGATCTCCCCGGTGCCTGAGCCTGCCCGCCCATCTTAA
- a CDS encoding tyrosine recombinase XerC: MSEKANPLLISPAARDALQTWLAHQSALKDAAENTITAYRGDVTEFLTFMTLHKGDTQGLGALAKITISDMRAWMASTRSGGVGSRSVARKLSAVKAFYRWLAEREGFEPTAVLLARSPKFQKKLPRPLAEDAARALIDCVETQARAPWVAARDVAVLTMLWGCGLRISEALALKGGDAPLPNSLRIIGKGGKERVVPVLPAARAAVEDYLALCPYPQEPHAPLFRAIRGGALGARAVAQVMADARMQLGLPATATPHAMRHSFATHLLDAGGDLRAIQELLGHASLSTTQAYTAVDTARLMEVYNNAHPKAGR, from the coding sequence TTGAGCGAGAAGGCAAATCCGCTGCTGATCAGCCCCGCCGCGCGGGATGCGCTGCAAACGTGGCTGGCGCATCAAAGCGCGTTGAAGGACGCAGCAGAGAATACCATCACCGCTTATCGTGGTGATGTGACCGAGTTTCTCACCTTCATGACGCTGCACAAAGGCGATACCCAAGGTTTGGGGGCGCTGGCAAAAATCACCATCAGCGACATGCGCGCTTGGATGGCCAGCACGCGCAGCGGCGGTGTAGGCTCGCGCTCTGTCGCGCGCAAACTCTCGGCGGTAAAAGCCTTCTACCGCTGGCTGGCCGAGCGGGAGGGGTTCGAGCCCACTGCCGTTCTGCTCGCGCGCTCACCCAAGTTCCAAAAGAAGCTGCCCCGCCCGCTGGCCGAAGACGCCGCCCGCGCGCTGATCGATTGCGTCGAAACCCAAGCCCGCGCCCCATGGGTCGCGGCGCGCGATGTGGCTGTGCTGACGATGCTGTGGGGCTGCGGCTTGCGGATTTCCGAGGCGCTCGCCCTTAAAGGCGGCGATGCGCCCCTGCCAAATAGTCTGCGCATCATCGGCAAAGGCGGTAAGGAACGGGTCGTACCGGTGCTGCCCGCCGCCCGTGCTGCCGTCGAAGATTACCTCGCCCTCTGCCCCTACCCGCAAGAGCCTCATGCGCCGCTGTTCCGTGCCATTCGCGGCGGAGCTTTGGGTGCCCGCGCCGTAGCGCAGGTCATGGCCGATGCACGAATGCAACTGGGGCTGCCCGCCACCGCCACGCCCCATGCCATGCGCCACAGCTTTGCCACCCATCTGCTCGACGCAGGCGGCGATCTGCGCGCGATTCAGGAACTGCTGGGCCATGCGTCGCTCTCGACCACGCAGGCCTATACCGCCGTCGACACCGCGCGACTGATGGAAGTCTATAACAACGCCCACCCCAAAGCGGGTCGCTGA
- a CDS encoding DUF484 family protein, translated as MSSSPKIDDALREAIISAPDVILDDSDVMQALIAANEKAMGGNIVDLRGIAMERLETRLDRLEDTHRSVIAAAYENLAGTNQIHRAILQMLDPVEFETFLRNLGGEVADILRVDAVKLVLESVQNDNDPAVQRLGDVLTVAEPGFIDDYLSQGRGGMVRQVTLRALQDGSEALYGTKAGWIRSEACLKLDFGTGRLPGLLVMGAEDPHMFGPQQGTDLLTFFTGVLERTMRRWLS; from the coding sequence ATGAGCAGCAGCCCCAAAATCGACGACGCCCTGCGCGAGGCGATCATCTCAGCGCCCGACGTCATCCTTGACGACAGCGACGTGATGCAGGCGCTGATTGCGGCCAATGAAAAGGCCATGGGCGGCAACATCGTCGATCTGCGCGGCATTGCGATGGAGCGTTTGGAAACCCGCCTTGATCGGCTGGAAGATACCCACCGCAGCGTCATCGCGGCGGCCTATGAGAACCTCGCCGGGACCAATCAGATCCACCGCGCGATCCTGCAAATGCTGGACCCGGTGGAGTTTGAAACCTTTCTGCGCAATCTGGGTGGCGAAGTGGCCGACATCCTGCGCGTTGATGCGGTGAAACTGGTGCTCGAGTCGGTCCAGAACGACAATGATCCGGCTGTACAACGTTTGGGCGATGTACTGACCGTGGCCGAGCCGGGCTTTATCGACGACTATCTGTCTCAAGGGCGCGGCGGCATGGTGCGTCAGGTGACCCTGCGCGCACTTCAAGACGGTTCTGAGGCGCTGTATGGCACCAAGGCGGGCTGGATCCGTTCTGAGGCCTGCCTAAAACTCGATTTCGGCACAGGCCGCCTGCCCGGCCTTCTGGTCATGGGGGCCGAAGACCCGCATATGTTCGGCCCGCAGCAAGGGACCGATTTGCTCACCTTCTTTACCGGCGTGCTGGAACGCACCATGCGCCGCTGGCTGTCTTGA
- a CDS encoding nitrilase-related carbon-nitrogen hydrolase — protein MEHVSVDLWAANLQVAPDSLPSWLASVELRLQQSAAREAQLLVMPEFCCAQWLSFAPVDLPADQQLGWLAQTAVIALDSMRRMVEETGVALLPGTFPVAFPSVDAPEGYLNQAWFLTPGGGMQVQNKLSLTPLEANGASGVTIAGTGINLFEWNGLRCVIAICLDAEYTALWSKLGELNLDLVIIPAKTDMITGYNRVFSCARARAIELQTAVCCVGAVGAPLTPWQEDTGVGGASVYLPCDVSVALDGMHAALLPQTAAHGMDLVLQAPAIPVGQCRRIRAGAAEAEVRPGLWSGDHLTVEGNAA, from the coding sequence ATGGAACATGTCTCTGTCGATCTTTGGGCGGCCAATCTTCAGGTTGCGCCGGATTCCCTGCCAAGCTGGCTCGCCAGTGTCGAGCTGCGTCTGCAACAATCTGCCGCGCGCGAGGCGCAATTGTTGGTGATGCCGGAATTCTGCTGCGCGCAATGGCTGAGTTTCGCCCCGGTGGACCTGCCCGCAGATCAACAATTGGGTTGGTTGGCGCAAACCGCCGTGATTGCACTCGATTCAATGCGCCGCATGGTTGAGGAGACCGGCGTGGCACTGTTGCCCGGCACCTTCCCAGTGGCTTTCCCCTCTGTCGATGCGCCCGAAGGCTACCTGAACCAAGCGTGGTTCCTGACGCCGGGCGGCGGCATGCAGGTGCAAAATAAATTGAGCCTGACCCCGCTGGAGGCGAATGGCGCCAGTGGCGTGACCATCGCGGGCACGGGGATCAACCTGTTTGAGTGGAACGGGCTGCGCTGCGTGATCGCGATCTGCCTTGATGCGGAATACACCGCGCTTTGGTCGAAGCTGGGGGAGCTAAACCTCGATCTGGTCATCATCCCCGCCAAGACCGATATGATCACCGGCTATAACCGCGTCTTTAGCTGTGCGCGGGCGCGGGCGATTGAATTGCAGACCGCCGTGTGCTGTGTCGGCGCGGTCGGCGCGCCGTTGACCCCGTGGCAAGAGGATACCGGCGTGGGCGGGGCGAGCGTCTATCTGCCCTGCGATGTGTCGGTGGCCTTGGACGGGATGCACGCGGCATTGCTGCCGCAGACGGCAGCGCATGGCATGGACCTGGTGTTGCAGGCTCCGGCGATTCCCGTGGGGCAGTGCCGTCGCATCCGGGCAGGCGCGGCCGAGGCCGAGGTGCGCCCCGGCCTGTGGTCGGGCGATCACCTGACCGTCGAAGGCAACGCCGCATAG
- the fsa gene encoding fructose-6-phosphate aldolase: MKFFVDTAEIDAIAELNDLGMVDGVTTNPSLILKSGRNILEVTKEICDLVDGPVSAEVVALEADAMIAEGRKLAEIADNITIKLPLTWDGLKACKVLSGEGHMINVTLCFSANQALIAAKAGATFISPFIGRLDDINLDGMDLIQDIRTVYDNYGFETQILAASIRSVNHVLDAARIGADVMTAPPEVIKKLAAHPLTDKGLEQFMADWKKTGQNIL, from the coding sequence ATGAAATTCTTCGTAGATACAGCCGAGATCGACGCCATTGCCGAACTCAATGACCTTGGCATGGTCGACGGCGTGACCACCAACCCCTCCCTGATCCTGAAATCGGGCCGCAACATTCTCGAAGTGACCAAGGAAATCTGTGACCTCGTCGACGGTCCCGTCTCTGCCGAAGTTGTGGCGCTGGAAGCCGACGCGATGATCGCCGAAGGCCGCAAGCTCGCGGAGATCGCCGACAACATCACCATCAAGCTGCCGCTGACATGGGACGGGCTGAAAGCCTGTAAGGTTCTTTCGGGCGAAGGTCACATGATCAACGTGACGCTCTGCTTCTCGGCCAACCAAGCGCTGATTGCGGCCAAAGCTGGGGCGACCTTCATCTCGCCCTTCATTGGTCGTCTGGACGACATCAACCTTGATGGCATGGACCTGATCCAAGACATTCGCACCGTCTATGACAACTACGGGTTCGAGACGCAGATCCTCGCGGCCTCCATCCGCAGCGTGAACCACGTCCTCGACGCCGCGCGCATCGGTGCCGACGTGATGACCGCGCCGCCAGAAGTGATCAAGAAGCTGGCCGCGCACCCGCTGACCGACAAAGGCCTGGAGCAGTTCATGGCCGATTGGAAAAAGACCGGTCAGAACATCCTCTGA